A genomic window from Labrus bergylta chromosome 7, fLabBer1.1, whole genome shotgun sequence includes:
- the fanci gene encoding Fanconi anemia group I protein isoform X1: protein MKAEIDKIVTLSDGDSTAELQKYLSSLSNDELITVITNGALKGKKVGSMIKGIFKGSPSNSPEGSNRRLLVYQHCIPLCESGDLQTEVAADIIGLLMLETHTLTGSCLAQLASLFVDAIKVGKMGSGKSLELFPTVLTALSACDALSYGKGELSGEEYKKQLINSLCSSRWDPQCVIHLTTMFRDVPLSSEELQFVVEKVLRMFTKLDLQEIPPLVYQLLLLSAKGCKKQVLEGIIGYFKEQDIRQEEEQKHGESLDLEVQSIPQDQLRHVEGTAILHIVFAVRLDHDLGREFLKSIKTSYGDLCPFRVALLLSVARIQRYEEQVFDLLKGAIIKSFRDEQLQQGSKFLQDLLPGHCSVAQMILDTVNNSVFGWDHVTHGLVQLGFFLMDNFGPKPGPFGKTTEVSTSIARTPTQLACKLGGQVLLHGFKMHEPIRGEILEQVLNRLVSKTASPVSHYLDLFSDIVISAPMILLESSSKVTETFDNLSYLPLATVQGLLKAVQPLLKVSMSLKDALILVLRKAMFSSQLDGRKSAVTGFLLLLKNFKVLGSLASSQCSQAVSSSQIQVDVHSRYNSAANEAFCLEILSSLRRCLSQQADVRLMLYEGFYDVLRRNSQLASSIMQTLLSQLRRYYEPEQDLLPPVKLEPCITALGDQVYLQEPLAHLLSCTVHCLLSLQNMRQSARANVEDSDDEAEEEEEEGYLSELQTILESMTRRMTKSELEDFELDKSAEFSMGSSVGVKNNIYAVLVMGVYEVLMEFSFTKANYSKSHFEELLELFNRYHKLAEILKEKSGKGRGPMQKTPRSLLSLGFISTLLSVLFRDSTQSREEALSVLRSSGEFVRYALSVAVQKIQQLEETGHAEGPDGQNTDRTFRFLCDMTSVLMWRYTNIPSTVEDAGKKEKRSSLSLMCLEGLLRIFTTCQQQYPDRMSQLLSTMDVSEVNEEPDGGSATEMNFFYIRQFQRALFTQLSGGEEDFNSKEAQLLVSILSVLSRQLKPSSQQFVQMITWTVKVCKETSFEDPPFSKGLLSLLFSLHILYKSPVSLLLELCQDIHSQLGDIDQDVEVEKQSHFAIINMKTATSAALLVLSQVGRVLDEVDWLIARKKSQASSHKLGSGEATQTAGQQDPIEKAVTLQLGTLLTALNELVQTALLPGTGTITLLRELSRTYTILTTLVKYYIQVCASQHSALPARFEKLVKLSGSHLTPQCYSFITYAQSGELSGGGADDKKKKKRTEVNTAASAKLLRETKAIPNVIFGIEQYEKFLITLSKKSKVNLMQYMKLSTSRDFRINVATLDAALQEQHDSDEVNYSVGFIVSLILSFLTHSHFICEHSPIQ, encoded by the exons ATGAAGGCTGAAATTGATAAAATAGTTACTTTGTCGGATGGCGACAGTACAGCTGAACTTCAGAAATACCTGTCCTCCCTTTCAAACGACGAG CTGATTACTGTGATTACTAATGGTGCATTAAAGGGTAAAAAGGTCGGTTCCATGATCAAAGGCATATTTAAGG GCTCACCCTCCAACTCACCTGAAGGGTCAAACCGGAGACTTCTGGTTTATCAACACTGCATCCCTCTGTGTGAGTCTGGGGATCTTCAGACAGAGGTGGCAGCTGATATCATTGGACTGCTGATGCTGGAA actcacacacttaCTGGATCCTGTCTTGCACAACTGGCATCTCTTTTTGTTGACGCCATTAAGGTGGGGAAAATGGGCAGTGGGAAGTCTCTGGAGCTTTTTCCCACTGTCCTTACTGCTCTTTCAGCATGTGACGCCTTGTCTTATGGCAAAG GCGAACTCAGTGGtgaggaatacaagaaacagcTGATCAACAGTCTTTGCTCAAGCAG ATGGGACCCACAATGTGTTATTCACCTGACGACCATGTTCAG agatgtgCCCTTGTCATcggaggagctgcagtttgtggTGGAGAAGGTTCTGAGGATGTTCACCAAACTAGATCTACAGGAGATCCCACCACTGGTCTATCAGCTGCTACTTTTGTCTGCAAAg GGTTGTAAGAAACAGGTCCTGGAAGGAATCATTGGTTATTTTAAGGAACAAGACATTCGCCAGGAAGAAGAGCAGAAACATGGAGA GAGTCTGGATCTAGAGGTTCAGTCCATCCCTCAGGACCAGTTAAGGCATGTGGAGGGTACTGCTATTCTTCACATTGTGTTTGCTGTACGACTCGACCATGATCTCGGGAGAGAATTTCTTAAAAGCATTAAG ACATCTTATGGGGACTTGTGCCCTTTCCGTGTTGCCCTGCTGCTTTCAGTTGCACGTATCCAGCGTTATGAAGAGCAG GTGTTTGACCTTTTGAAGGGGGCAATCATCAAGAGCTTCAGAGatgagcagctgcagcagggaTCAAAGTTCCTGCAGGATCTCCTGCCTGGACACTGCAGTGTGGCTCAGATGATACTTGACACAGtcaacaacag TGTGTTTGGTTGGGATCATGTGACCCATGGGCTGGTGCAGTTGGGATTCTTCCTTATGGATAACTTTGGACCCAAACCTGGACCTTTTGGAAAGACCACAGAAGTATCTACTTCCATAGCCCGGACCCCAACTCAGCTAGCATGCAAGCTGGGGGGACAGGTGCTCCTGCATGGTTTTAAG ATGCACGAGCCTATTAGAGGAGAGATCCTAGAGCAAGTCTTGAATCGATTGGTCTCCAAGACAGCCTCACCTGTCAGTCATTACTTAG ACCTTTTCTCTGACATCGTCATCTCTGCTCCCATGATCCTCCTGGAGTCATCCTCAAAAGTGACAGAGACATTTGACAACCTGTCATACCTGCCCCTGGCCACTGTCCAGGGTCTGCTTAAAGCCGTTCAG CCCCTGCTAAAGGTCAGTATGTCCTTGAAAGACGCTTTGATTCTAGTTCTCCGTAAGGCCATGTTTTCCAG CCAACTGGATGGCAGGAAGTCTGCAGTGACTGGCTTCTTGTTGCTGTTAAAGAACTTCAAAGTGTTGGGTAGTCTGGCCTCCAGCCAGTGTAGTCAGGCAGTCTCCTCAAGCCAG ATCCAAGTGGATGTTCATTCTCGTTACAACTCTGCTGCCAATGAAGCCTTCTGTCTGGAAATCCTAAGCAGCCTGCGTCGCTGCCTCAGCCAGCAGGCTGATGTGCGCCTCATGCTCTATGAG GGTTTCTATGATGTTCTTCGCCGCAACTCTCAACTTGCAAGCTCCATCATGCAGACCCTCTTGTCCCAG CTGAGGCGATACTACGAGCCTGAACAAGACCTTCTACCCCCGGTGAAACTGGAGCCGTGCATCACAGCTCTCGGAGACCAAGTCTACCTGCAGGAGCCTCTG GCCCACCTGTTGAGTTGTACTGTACACTGCCTGTTGTCGCTGCAGAACATGCGCCAGTCAGCCCGCGCCAATGTTGAAGACAGCGATGATGaggccgaggaggaggaggaggaggggtacCTGTCCGAACTGCAGACAATCCTAGAGAGCATGACGCGACGCATGACCAAGAGTGAACTGGAGGACTTTGAACTG GACAAGTCAGCTGAGTTCTCTATGGGATCCAGCGTTGGGGTTAAGAATAACATCTACGCTGTGCTGGTGATGGGAGTGTACGAGGTCCTCATGGAGTTTAGCTTTACTAAagcaaactacag TAAAAGCCACTTTGAGGAGCTCTTGGAGTTGTTTAACCGCTACCACAAGCTTGCTGAGATCCTGAAGGAGAAATCCGGGAAGGGTCGTGGTCCCATGCAAAAGACCCCCCGCAGTTTGCTCTCTTTGGGCTTCATATCAACTCTTCTCAGCGTCCTCTTCAG AGACAGtactcagagcagagaggaggctCTCTCAGTGCTTCGCTCCAGTGGAGAGTTTGTGCGTTATGCTCTCAGTGTGGCTGTGCAGAAGATCCAGCAGCTGGAGGAAACTGGACATGCAGAAGGCCCAGATGGACAGAACACAGACAGAACTTTCCGGTTCCTTTGTGACATGACAAG TGTGCTGATGTGGCGTTACACCAACATCCCGAGCACGGTGGAGGATGCAGGGAAGAAGGAGAAGCGCTCCAGCCTGTCTCTGATGTGTCTGGAAGGCTTGCTGAGGATCTTCACAACCTGCCAGCAGCAATATCCAGACAGAATGTCGCAGCTCCTCTCCACCATGG ACGTCTCGGAGGTCAATGAAGAGCCAGACGGCGGCAGTGCTACAGAGATGAACTTCTTCTACATCAGACAGTTTCAG AGGGCGCTGTTCACTCAGTTAAGTGGCGGTGAGGAGGATTTTAACAGCAAAGAGGCTCAACTACTGGTTAGCATTTTGAGTGTGCTCTCACGTCAACTAAAGCCATCCTCCCAACAG TTTGTTCAGATGATCACATGGACTGTGAAAGTCTGCAAGGAGACCAGTTTTG agGATCCACCTTTCTCCAAGGGcctgctctctcttctcttcagtCTGCACATTCTCTACAAGAGTCCTGTCAGCCTGCTGCTGGAGCTCTGCCAGGACATCCACAGCCAACTGGGAGACATTGATCAG GATGTGGAGGTGGAAAAACAATCCCACTTTGCCATTATCAACATGAAGACTGCCACCTCAGCAGCG CTGCTGGTCCTGTCTCAGGTTGGCCGAGTGCTCGATGAAGTGGACTGGCTGATTGCCAGAAAGAAAAGCCAGGCATCCTCTCACAAATTGGGCTCAG GGGAAGCCACTCAGACAGCAGGCCAGCAAGATCCAATAGAGAAAGCTGTGACCCTGCAGCTCGGGACTCTTTTGACGGCATTAAACGAGTTGGTGCAAACGGCTCTGCTACCTGGCACCGGCACCATCACACTGCTGAGAGAACTGAGCCGCACATACACCATCCTCACCACACTTGTCAAATAT tacaTCCAGGTGTGTGCCAGTCAGCACAGCGCACTGCCAGCACGCTTTGAGAAGCTG GTCAAACTGTCTGGCTCCCACCTGACGCCACAGTGCTACTCTTTCATCACATAcgcacag AGTGGAGAACTCAGTGGTGGAGGTGCAGatgacaagaagaaaaagaaaaggactgAAGTGAACACTGCTGCCTCA GCTAAACTTCTGCGAGAGACAAAAGCCATCCCTAACGTGATCTTCGGCATTGAGCAGTATGAGAAATTCCTCATCACCCTCTCGAAGAAATCAAAG GTTAATCTGATGCAGTACATGAAGCTGAGTACCTCAAGAGATTTCCGCATCAACGTTGCTACTCTGGACGCAGCCCTGCAGGAGCAGCACGACAGTGATGAGGTAAATTATAGTGTTGGGTTCATAGTCTCTCTCATACTCTCTtttctcacacattcacacttcaTTTGTGAACACTCTCCAATTCAGTAG
- the fanci gene encoding Fanconi anemia group I protein isoform X2 — MKAEIDKIVTLSDGDSTAELQKYLSSLSNDELITVITNGALKGKKVGSMIKGIFKGSPSNSPEGSNRRLLVYQHCIPLCESGDLQTEVAADIIGLLMLETHTLTGSCLAQLASLFVDAIKVGKMGSGKSLELFPTVLTALSACDALSYGKGELSGEEYKKQLINSLCSSRWDPQCVIHLTTMFRDVPLSSEELQFVVEKVLRMFTKLDLQEIPPLVYQLLLLSAKGCKKQVLEGIIGYFKEQDIRQEEEQKHGESLDLEVQSIPQDQLRHVEGTAILHIVFAVRLDHDLGREFLKSIKTSYGDLCPFRVALLLSVARIQRYEEQVFDLLKGAIIKSFRDEQLQQGSKFLQDLLPGHCSVAQMILDTVNNSVFGWDHVTHGLVQLGFFLMDNFGPKPGPFGKTTEVSTSIARTPTQLACKLGGQVLLHGFKMHEPIRGEILEQVLNRLVSKTASPVSHYLDLFSDIVISAPMILLESSSKVTETFDNLSYLPLATVQGLLKAVQPLLKVSMSLKDALILVLRKAMFSSQLDGRKSAVTGFLLLLKNFKVLGSLASSQCSQAVSSSQIQVDVHSRYNSAANEAFCLEILSSLRRCLSQQADVRLMLYEGFYDVLRRNSQLASSIMQTLLSQLRRYYEPEQDLLPPVKLEPCITALGDQVYLQEPLAHLLSCTVHCLLSLQNMRQSARANVEDSDDEAEEEEEEGYLSELQTILESMTRRMTKSELEDFELDKSAEFSMGSSVGVKNNIYAVLVMGVYEVLMEFSFTKANYSKSHFEELLELFNRYHKLAEILKEKSGKGRGPMQKTPRSLLSLGFISTLLSVLFRDSTQSREEALSVLRSSGEFVRYALSVAVQKIQQLEETGHAEGPDGQNTDRTFRFLCDMTSVLMWRYTNIPSTVEDAGKKEKRSSLSLMCLEGLLRIFTTCQQQYPDRMSQLLSTMDVSEVNEEPDGGSATEMNFFYIRQFQRALFTQLSGGEEDFNSKEAQLLVSILSVLSRQLKPSSQQFVQMITWTVKVCKETSFEDPPFSKGLLSLLFSLHILYKSPVSLLLELCQDIHSQLGDIDQDVEVEKQSHFAIINMKTATSAALLVLSQVGRVLDEVDWLIARKKSQASSHKLGSGEATQTAGQQDPIEKAVTLQLGTLLTALNELVQTALLPGTGTITLLRELSRTYTILTTLVKYYIQVCASQHSALPARFEKLVKLSGSHLTPQCYSFITYAQSGELSGGGADDKKKKKRTEVNTAASAKLLRETKAIPNVIFGIEQYEKFLITLSKKSKVNLMQYMKLSTSRDFRINVATLDAALQEQHDSDEPTESQEAEETQEPKQKKRKK; from the exons ATGAAGGCTGAAATTGATAAAATAGTTACTTTGTCGGATGGCGACAGTACAGCTGAACTTCAGAAATACCTGTCCTCCCTTTCAAACGACGAG CTGATTACTGTGATTACTAATGGTGCATTAAAGGGTAAAAAGGTCGGTTCCATGATCAAAGGCATATTTAAGG GCTCACCCTCCAACTCACCTGAAGGGTCAAACCGGAGACTTCTGGTTTATCAACACTGCATCCCTCTGTGTGAGTCTGGGGATCTTCAGACAGAGGTGGCAGCTGATATCATTGGACTGCTGATGCTGGAA actcacacacttaCTGGATCCTGTCTTGCACAACTGGCATCTCTTTTTGTTGACGCCATTAAGGTGGGGAAAATGGGCAGTGGGAAGTCTCTGGAGCTTTTTCCCACTGTCCTTACTGCTCTTTCAGCATGTGACGCCTTGTCTTATGGCAAAG GCGAACTCAGTGGtgaggaatacaagaaacagcTGATCAACAGTCTTTGCTCAAGCAG ATGGGACCCACAATGTGTTATTCACCTGACGACCATGTTCAG agatgtgCCCTTGTCATcggaggagctgcagtttgtggTGGAGAAGGTTCTGAGGATGTTCACCAAACTAGATCTACAGGAGATCCCACCACTGGTCTATCAGCTGCTACTTTTGTCTGCAAAg GGTTGTAAGAAACAGGTCCTGGAAGGAATCATTGGTTATTTTAAGGAACAAGACATTCGCCAGGAAGAAGAGCAGAAACATGGAGA GAGTCTGGATCTAGAGGTTCAGTCCATCCCTCAGGACCAGTTAAGGCATGTGGAGGGTACTGCTATTCTTCACATTGTGTTTGCTGTACGACTCGACCATGATCTCGGGAGAGAATTTCTTAAAAGCATTAAG ACATCTTATGGGGACTTGTGCCCTTTCCGTGTTGCCCTGCTGCTTTCAGTTGCACGTATCCAGCGTTATGAAGAGCAG GTGTTTGACCTTTTGAAGGGGGCAATCATCAAGAGCTTCAGAGatgagcagctgcagcagggaTCAAAGTTCCTGCAGGATCTCCTGCCTGGACACTGCAGTGTGGCTCAGATGATACTTGACACAGtcaacaacag TGTGTTTGGTTGGGATCATGTGACCCATGGGCTGGTGCAGTTGGGATTCTTCCTTATGGATAACTTTGGACCCAAACCTGGACCTTTTGGAAAGACCACAGAAGTATCTACTTCCATAGCCCGGACCCCAACTCAGCTAGCATGCAAGCTGGGGGGACAGGTGCTCCTGCATGGTTTTAAG ATGCACGAGCCTATTAGAGGAGAGATCCTAGAGCAAGTCTTGAATCGATTGGTCTCCAAGACAGCCTCACCTGTCAGTCATTACTTAG ACCTTTTCTCTGACATCGTCATCTCTGCTCCCATGATCCTCCTGGAGTCATCCTCAAAAGTGACAGAGACATTTGACAACCTGTCATACCTGCCCCTGGCCACTGTCCAGGGTCTGCTTAAAGCCGTTCAG CCCCTGCTAAAGGTCAGTATGTCCTTGAAAGACGCTTTGATTCTAGTTCTCCGTAAGGCCATGTTTTCCAG CCAACTGGATGGCAGGAAGTCTGCAGTGACTGGCTTCTTGTTGCTGTTAAAGAACTTCAAAGTGTTGGGTAGTCTGGCCTCCAGCCAGTGTAGTCAGGCAGTCTCCTCAAGCCAG ATCCAAGTGGATGTTCATTCTCGTTACAACTCTGCTGCCAATGAAGCCTTCTGTCTGGAAATCCTAAGCAGCCTGCGTCGCTGCCTCAGCCAGCAGGCTGATGTGCGCCTCATGCTCTATGAG GGTTTCTATGATGTTCTTCGCCGCAACTCTCAACTTGCAAGCTCCATCATGCAGACCCTCTTGTCCCAG CTGAGGCGATACTACGAGCCTGAACAAGACCTTCTACCCCCGGTGAAACTGGAGCCGTGCATCACAGCTCTCGGAGACCAAGTCTACCTGCAGGAGCCTCTG GCCCACCTGTTGAGTTGTACTGTACACTGCCTGTTGTCGCTGCAGAACATGCGCCAGTCAGCCCGCGCCAATGTTGAAGACAGCGATGATGaggccgaggaggaggaggaggaggggtacCTGTCCGAACTGCAGACAATCCTAGAGAGCATGACGCGACGCATGACCAAGAGTGAACTGGAGGACTTTGAACTG GACAAGTCAGCTGAGTTCTCTATGGGATCCAGCGTTGGGGTTAAGAATAACATCTACGCTGTGCTGGTGATGGGAGTGTACGAGGTCCTCATGGAGTTTAGCTTTACTAAagcaaactacag TAAAAGCCACTTTGAGGAGCTCTTGGAGTTGTTTAACCGCTACCACAAGCTTGCTGAGATCCTGAAGGAGAAATCCGGGAAGGGTCGTGGTCCCATGCAAAAGACCCCCCGCAGTTTGCTCTCTTTGGGCTTCATATCAACTCTTCTCAGCGTCCTCTTCAG AGACAGtactcagagcagagaggaggctCTCTCAGTGCTTCGCTCCAGTGGAGAGTTTGTGCGTTATGCTCTCAGTGTGGCTGTGCAGAAGATCCAGCAGCTGGAGGAAACTGGACATGCAGAAGGCCCAGATGGACAGAACACAGACAGAACTTTCCGGTTCCTTTGTGACATGACAAG TGTGCTGATGTGGCGTTACACCAACATCCCGAGCACGGTGGAGGATGCAGGGAAGAAGGAGAAGCGCTCCAGCCTGTCTCTGATGTGTCTGGAAGGCTTGCTGAGGATCTTCACAACCTGCCAGCAGCAATATCCAGACAGAATGTCGCAGCTCCTCTCCACCATGG ACGTCTCGGAGGTCAATGAAGAGCCAGACGGCGGCAGTGCTACAGAGATGAACTTCTTCTACATCAGACAGTTTCAG AGGGCGCTGTTCACTCAGTTAAGTGGCGGTGAGGAGGATTTTAACAGCAAAGAGGCTCAACTACTGGTTAGCATTTTGAGTGTGCTCTCACGTCAACTAAAGCCATCCTCCCAACAG TTTGTTCAGATGATCACATGGACTGTGAAAGTCTGCAAGGAGACCAGTTTTG agGATCCACCTTTCTCCAAGGGcctgctctctcttctcttcagtCTGCACATTCTCTACAAGAGTCCTGTCAGCCTGCTGCTGGAGCTCTGCCAGGACATCCACAGCCAACTGGGAGACATTGATCAG GATGTGGAGGTGGAAAAACAATCCCACTTTGCCATTATCAACATGAAGACTGCCACCTCAGCAGCG CTGCTGGTCCTGTCTCAGGTTGGCCGAGTGCTCGATGAAGTGGACTGGCTGATTGCCAGAAAGAAAAGCCAGGCATCCTCTCACAAATTGGGCTCAG GGGAAGCCACTCAGACAGCAGGCCAGCAAGATCCAATAGAGAAAGCTGTGACCCTGCAGCTCGGGACTCTTTTGACGGCATTAAACGAGTTGGTGCAAACGGCTCTGCTACCTGGCACCGGCACCATCACACTGCTGAGAGAACTGAGCCGCACATACACCATCCTCACCACACTTGTCAAATAT tacaTCCAGGTGTGTGCCAGTCAGCACAGCGCACTGCCAGCACGCTTTGAGAAGCTG GTCAAACTGTCTGGCTCCCACCTGACGCCACAGTGCTACTCTTTCATCACATAcgcacag AGTGGAGAACTCAGTGGTGGAGGTGCAGatgacaagaagaaaaagaaaaggactgAAGTGAACACTGCTGCCTCA GCTAAACTTCTGCGAGAGACAAAAGCCATCCCTAACGTGATCTTCGGCATTGAGCAGTATGAGAAATTCCTCATCACCCTCTCGAAGAAATCAAAG GTTAATCTGATGCAGTACATGAAGCTGAGTACCTCAAGAGATTTCCGCATCAACGTTGCTACTCTGGACGCAGCCCTGCAGGAGCAGCACGACAGTGATGAG CCCACAGAGTCACAGGAAGCAGAGGAGACACAAGAAcccaaacagaagaagagaaaaaagtga